Part of the Syngnathus typhle isolate RoL2023-S1 ecotype Sweden linkage group LG17, RoL_Styp_1.0, whole genome shotgun sequence genome is shown below.
CAACGCTCTGCACCAACGCCACACTGAGGTAACTGCCAATAAAAAGGGTGACAATATTTACTTACTCATCTTTTTGATTTCTCACTCTATTATTTAAGATGATCCAGACGTATGTGGAGCATATCGAGCGTTCCAAATTACAGCAGACGGGAAGCGGCCAATCAGACGGCAGTGGACGAACGtgagttgtgtgtgtgcacatgttgCCGTGGGAGTATTTGTGTGAAGATTTCAAATGTGATATTTTATGTTTCATCTTATATGTATCAGGCCTCTCATATCTTCACCGCACTGCCGCTGCCATTTGTTTGTCAGGGTCCATCACACGTACAAACTGAGATGACCAAAAACAAGGGATAGGGCATTtagcaaaacaataaaaagacccaatatatataaaataactcCAGCTTTAAAAAGCTAGAGAAAGAAGAATCGACTGGCTCCTCGTAATCTGACATTTAAGAGTGTGCTTTCATGTGTCTTGTCATTTTCCGATCGTGTGTCTCTCGCTAATCTGAGACTGTGTGTCTTGCTGGCTTGCTGTCTGTGCTGCTGTGTGCACAGTCACCGTCACACATGGAGGAAAAGGTAAATCCAACATGCAAGTGCCCTCACCCACCTTTTCTCTCAATTCCCTAAATCTGCCTGCTTGCATTTCAGTCTCTGTCAAAAGTCATCTTGAgaatagtaataaaaaaaaagggtcgATATTCTGAAAGCACAACTCACGTTTGGTCTTTGTGTGTTCCCCCGCCAACAGCAAAGCAGAGCGGCCGCCATCGTTGAGCCTGTACCCCAGCGGCGAGGGCATGGTACGTGGGGGTCTCGGGGGGGCTAGGATGATGCCCGGGAAAGACATCTGGCAGGTCAGCGAGCTCGGCCAGTCCACCCTCAGTTCGGCCTATCAGGTGGGACAGACAGCGGCCATCTTTTTTCTCCACAACCGCCAGAGGTGGGGGACTTGAGTCACACGGCTTGACTCGAGTCAAACCGGAGTCGCCAGTTTTAGGACCTTGGGACTCGCTAAAACGTAGGCaagacttgactttgacttgaactGCAGGACTTGACGAGTAGAGATACTCAAAGTGCAAAATGGCTATTATGCAAAGTTAAGACTGCAAGGTTAAGACTGGAAACTTAGGACTTGCACTTAGATGAAGTGACTTGCTCCCACCTCTGGCAACTGCTGGCTGTTGCGGGGCGCGGCCAGCCTTACCGCCTCCAAGGACCACCCTTCATGCCTGCTTGTGTCACTTGTGATGCAACGGTGTCATTCTCATTTAATTCTAAAACCACAATTTGTTTGTTTCTCTGCTGACTCAAGCAAGCCGGGGTCCTTTTTGATGGCTTTTCTTTTTAGCTTTGTGATCGTTTTTTTGTGATCATAAAGAGTCTACCTCGTGTActcgtgtttttgttttgtcaaggcttttggattttttttgttatatatGTTTATGTAATACTGTTCTGCAATTTTTGTTAATTTTAAACATTTATAGCTGTCTTGGCGTGACCCCTTCTTTCTGTTATTTAAGAATGatacaaacaaaatgaaataatgtCCAAAAGTTGCTATTTGTTAAAACTGCAATTCTTAAGATAAAATGGGTCATGCCAATGTTTTAGCTGTTTCATCACTGCGCAATGctcatatttaatatttttgtctCTCGCTTCTCTCATGCCACATCCACAAAAGGAGGACGGATCGGAGTCTGACTCTGTGGCGGCCACCCCCAGCAGCACTGGAAGCAAGTCCAACACGCCCACCTCCTCCGTCCCCTCCGCCACTGTCACCCCCATCAACGAAGGCTTCCTTCCCGCCTCCGAGTTTGATACGATGCGGGCCGGCAACCGGGGCAGAAAAAACGCTAAGCGGCTCAGCCGGAATATGGAAGTCCAGGTTTCCCAGGAAACCAGGAACGTGAGCATCGGTAAGGCTAACGGAAACTAGCCTCCGCCAAGCATTATGCAGCTGACATTTTCTGTTTGGCAGGTATGGGAAGCAGTGATGAGTGGTCAGAGTTTCAGGAGATCATCGATTCTACTCCCGAGTTGGACATGTGTGTGGATCCTCGAGTGTATGGAGGAAACAGGTTAGCAAAGATTTAGACAGGGTGTCTTCAATTTTGAGGTGCACAAATGACCAATACGGTTTGTGGTGTCGCTTTCGCAGTCCCTCGCAGGGAATAGTCAACGAAGCCTTTGGAATCAACACGGATTCTTTGTACCACGAAATCAAAGACGCCAAGTCGGACATCATCGGAGACGTCGATGCCGGGGCAGAGCTTCTTGGTATGGGAATCGCAATGATCACGTAAATGCTCATATGCTAACGTCAGCGCTCAGAAAAGAGTCAGTGGGCTGAAATATAAAATATGCTGCTGCAGCTCGGCAATTCATGCGTCACTGCAGTCTTGCCGGGATCCTGACTGGCAGCTTTTGTTACCCACAATGCTTCATTCATTCgccttattttttaaattttttatttatgcttCTGTTGTGCTAAGACAACAAACAGAAAAAGGAacgtgaaaaatatatattttttccattcGGAATGCTGACATTGAAAGAAGTGCTTATTATATTCTGTTAATgtggcacttttttttctcttatcgTGCTTCCACGGGTGACACCTTTAGGCGAGTTCTCAGGTGTGTATTGGAACATGTTCTTTTCTTCCCGTCGCTCACCTCTCACCTCTTGCTGCTCGGCAAAACTCTTAATGAGtagttatttatttctaatTCTAATAGAAAATTAACATCGGAGGTTCGGAACAATTGCTTGATCATCATTAAGTGTAGCAGTAAAGATTTTTTAATATTGCATTATAacattgtaatatttttttgttcaataaaatataTTGCATAAATATtacactccttttttttttatagcaatCTTACTAATGATATTGGTTTTAAAAATTggccaagtcttttttttttaaccgtccTTCTCTAAACTTGATGAATTTTTAACAGCGTTTTCCGTCTCCAACCTTAACCTCCCTTTTCCTTCTCTATCCATCATCTGTCCTTCCTCTCCGTTCCCTCCCTTCTTCTTTTGCCTGCAGTCCGAGACGATTTCTTTGGTAAGGCGCTTTGCTTCCGCTCATATTTGCTTAATAGCCCACTTGTGTGGCTTTTTTACATATTTTGCCTTCTTTGCATTTCATAAAACAGAGTTAAACATATTCTATTGAATAAAATGACACGTGGGGCTATTGTATAAGTCTTCATCttaaaaaagtaaatatatatatatatatatactgttaGGATTTCGTCAGATATTTAGTGAAGTCACTCGCTTGTTttcttttgacaaaaaaaatctcggCCTATCTTAAGAACACATTTGTGCTTCAGGGATGGGCAAGGAGGTGGAGAACCTGCTGACGGAGAACAAACAGCTTCTAGAGACCAAGTGAGAAACGTAGAATCGTTAGACTTCCGGGCATCCCATTTTAGAATCATATTTTTTTAGCCTGGAATGTGTTCCCATAAAACTCTAACTCTCATTCGTCCTTCACAGAAATGCTCTCAACATCGTTAAAGACGATCTTATCGCCAAAGTGGATGAGCTGTCCAGCGAGCACGAGGTGCTTCGGGAGGAACTGGAGGCCCTGCGGCagtccaaaaacaaaatggacgcCAGAGTCaaggagctggaagaagaactACGGAGGTGAAAATGATTGTGAACTAAAAGGGATcctgagaaaaaatattttatatcaaAGATCCAATTTCTTGCCTAGTTTGGTAATATAAGCACTTCATATATATGCAGGTTAAGGGCAGAGGCTCTTGGAGCATCTCGGGACTCCAAGGATGAAGGAAACGATGACGTGAGTCTTCCTCAATTCTCAACACGCATTGTAAAACAGCTCTGGAGTGTATTTCAACATTTGCTTCTCTCCGTCCAGTTTTCATCTCCCATACAAGATGGCGATATGACCATGACTCAGAGGCGGCGGTTTACCAGGGTAGAGATGGCGAGGGTGCTGATGGAGAGGAACCAGTACAAGGAGAGGCTGATGGAGTTGCAGGAGGCTGTGCGGTGGACAGAGATGATAAGGTATGGAGAGCAAAAATAAATTTGGACTGTTATGATGGAACACTCAGTTTGTTACCTCATTTATCTGCaacaagatgccacaagatggcgccaaagcgaGACTTGTCAAGATGTAAATCTTGGTTTTATGAGAGATCATTTAAGTATGCCAATGAatgaaatgatttaaaaatccaaatgaGTGATTGTGTTCAGCCGTACTTTATAATAATGTCAATATATATTGTTTTCTTTCCTCCAGGGCTTCCCGTGAGAATCCTGGAATCCAAGAGAAAAAGAAGTCTACCATCTGGCAATTGTAAGTTTGCGCTTTGAAAATGTGTTTACAATCTCGTGCTACCCAAGATGGAATAAACGGTCATATTTCTGCATCCCTCCAGCTTTGCACGTCTCTTCAGCTCATCGTCCAGTCCGCCGCCTGTCAAGCGTCCGTACTACAGCGTCAACATTCACTACAAGTCGCCCTCACCGGCGGGCTTCCCTCAACGGCGCAGCCACACCATGTGTCAGATCTCTACCTCCAACCGCACTTTGGAGTTCTTCCCAGAAGAGTGAGCACGCACCCTAGCTGCCTTTTGCTCCGCGTCAACGCCTCGCCGCTTTGCTGGCTTTTTGCTAATTTGAATCTCCTTACGCAcgataaagtgaaaaaaatatttagagtGATCATCAACacaatttctttgtgttttgtgtgACTGGCTGGTGGCTGCTCGCTAACGCttggctctctctctcctcgCTCCCGCCGCCTGGCCGTTGCTTCCAGACTGGCCAGTAACGGTGTTGCGTCTCTCCTCAGTGACTCGGCACTGTTGGCCCGCCGAGAGCAACGGCGGGAACAGTACCGGCAGGTGCGCGAGCACATGCGCCGCGATGACGGCATCATGCAAGCCTGTGGCTGGAGCGTGCCGCCACGTTTCAAACAGGTATAGCCAGCATGCAGGGTCCCATATTCTGCTGTGTCCCCTCATTGGCCTCATGGTTCCAGATCCTTTAGCCGCATGATAAGGTCTTAAAGTCAAATAAGTTATCCTTTGAACAAAAAATCCGATTCATGATTCTTATCCAGACTGGTGGTCAGACGGACAGCGCTCAGGACAGCCAGTTGAAAAGACAACAGGCAAGTGATGGCAGCTTGAATGTCCTTTTAACACCCATTATGTGCATCCTCTCAGAATCCGAGTCACGAGACGAGTTTATTTTTATGTCGTGGCCAGCAACACAGCAATGAAATACTTTGCTTGGCTTACATTTTGCTTTTAGACCACCGGTGAGAAAGAAGACAACCGCATGAAGAACGTTCCCGTCCCCGTCTACTGTCGGCCCTTGGTTGAGAAAGACCCCAATAGAAaggtgaggattttttttttctttgataatCAATCAAACATTTTCTGGGTTGAATTTTATCACGCAATAGAGCTGAAGTGTTAAAATGTAAAGCATTTTTGTTGCTGGCTCATGGAGAATAATCTAAAACGGTCCACCTACACGTCTGAACGCTCCTATTTGTGCTTGCCTCAGCTCTGGTGTGCTGCCGGAGTGGACCTGGCAGGATGGAAAGCCTGCAGCCAGGAGTCTGAAGCACTAAAAGCCATCTCCAGTGGAAGCGACCCTCTGCAAGCAGAAGAGAATGAAGGAGGCAAGATGAGCAACCACAACTCTCCTGAGAAGAGGAAGGTCAGACTGTCTCACAGTGATCATGGCCTCTCAGTTGCTCCCATTGGTGGAAATTAAAAATAGTAAAACTCTGCTAGTagccacatttaaaaaaaaaaaaaagtttaaatttaagATGAGTATTATTGCTCCTCTAaccttcctctcctcctccagtCCAAGGAGCTGCAGGAAGCAGACACCATGAGCAGCCGTGTTTGGATTCTCACCAGCACACACTCAGCCAGCAAGGTGGTGATCATCGACGCCAACCAGCCGGGCTCGCTCGTGGACCAGTTCAACGTTTGCAATGCTCACGTGCTTTGCATCTCCAGTGTGCCAGGTTAGGTTCTCTCACCCACTTTTACGGCGCTCTTGGACTTGACGTTTCCTTTAAATGTTTTGATTACGTGCGTATCCAGCTGCTAGTGAGAGCGACTATCCGGCTGGTGAGATTGTGTTGGATCCAGGTGATGGTGGTGCAGGGGGTGGCGAAGATGCCGGCAGCGTGGAGGGTATGTTGGCTGGTATCACGCTAGTGGGTTGCGCCACTAACTGCAGTGTTGCCCGTAGCAACTGCTCCTCACGCACTGACACTCCCATAATGGACAAAGGACAAGGTGGGCGCATAgcgaatacatttttttttatattaaccgCAAGGGAGGTGAGACAATGTCCACTCTGTCAGATGTCACGTTAATTCCAAATCATGCGCTTTAGCCCCCGTCGCTCCCCCCGCAAGCAGCAAGATTCTCCCGACCCAGTCGGCCGAGGAGGCCACAGAGGCCACCGAAGTTCCAGAGTCAACGTCCAGTCAAACAGAACTCAGATCGGCTCCTTCCGGGCCGTTCATGGAGCACGTGTTCACCGACCCGCCGCCTCGTTCAGCGGATgccactgacaggtggaatCAAAAGCGTGAACGTGCGGAGACGGTGAAGAGGAGACGGAGCTCTGCATGCTCTCTGTCCACACAGGGCCGCCGGGCAGTCCAAAGAGGAAACGTCAGTGCCGCCAGAAATAGAAGATGCTGGTGAAGAGGTGAAGAATTACACCAGTATGGCACCCACCATGTGGCTCGGGGCTCAGAACGGCTGGTAAGTATGCGCAATGGCATTTCAGATTAGTCACGCGTCAAACATGATAAGACTCTTCTCTGTCACCCTCCAGGCTTTATGTCCACTCAGCAGTTGGCAACTGGAAAAATTGTCTCCACTCCATCAAACTCAAAGACTCTGTGCTCAGCCTGGTGTAAGAACCTTTCCGTGATTTTTTTGGGTCGCTGTTGTCCAGTGAGACCAAGTTGTGCTTTCTCTCCACTGCAGGCACGTGAAGGGTCGTGTGCTGGTGGCTCTGGCTGACGGGACCCTCGCCATATTCCACAGATCAGAGGGTAATGCATGTTTTAAATGTAGGTCAGTGATTCAGATCATCTTTGGCTGCTCGCCCTGAACTTTTTCATTCACGCAGACGGCCAATGGGATTTGTCCAACTACCACCTCATGGACCTGGGCCGACCTCATCATTCCATCCGCTGCATGGCCGTCGTGCACGACAAAGTGTGGTGCGGCTACAAGAACAAGATCCACGTCATTCAGCCCAAAAGCATGCAGATCGAGGCGagtttcgttttttttcccttatgTGTCCGCCGTGAAACTGTTAGTCACGTGCTCACTTCACCTCCCACAGAAGTCCTTTGACGCCCACCCTCGGAGGGAGAGCCAGGTGCGCCAGCTAGCTTGGATCGGCGACGGCGTGTGGGTGTCCATCCGGCTGGATTCCACGTTGCGTCTCTACCACGCCCATACGCACCAACATCTTCAAGATGTAGACATCGAGCCCTACGTCAGCAAGATGCTCGGTCAGAGGACAGTCAgacggatagatggatagataggaCATTCTGCCTGAATCTCATCTTTTCCTCCACAGGCACCGGCAAGCTGGGCTTCTCATTCGTACGCATCACGGCTCTCCTGATTGGTGGAAATCGCCTGTGGGTGGGGACTGGAAATGGCGTGATCATCTCCATCCCACTAACAGAGAGTGAGTGTGTTTTGCATCAGCTGTGCAGAATGACCCGAGTGATGACAAATAGCATCTCAACAGTTGTTTACAGCAATCTTTATTTTGTCATCCGTTTGTTGTGAGTTTAGTGTGTTTACATTGCAGCACCATCATTTAGCTCCTTAATCTGTCGAAGTTgagaacattttgggttgcttTTGTAAATTCAGGGATAATTCTCATTCACTCGAACAGTGGAAGTATTGTCCCCCGAGTGGGTTTCTCCGACtgtttctctactttctcttctgctctccttcctcctcatcatcctcttccttctccctttcctcctcttcctgtaGCCGTGGTCCTTCACCGGGGACAACTCCTGGGTTTGAGGGGTAAGTGGGAGTGCTCCTTCCTCCCGCTACTGGCCCTCCTCTTCACCTGCCTATGTGTCCCTTTAATAAgactaaaatgaaaatattttaaaaaggagGTGATTGTCTAAAATATTGATTCTGATGCTTAATTCCGCATCAGCTTTCTAACATGCTAACTCAAATAGTAGCAACGGTCAATGCTATTGGCTGCAACATGGCAGCATTGACTATGTTGCATGTTAGCATTCAGGTTCAACAAGTCCGATTGTCTTAATAGTGGTTGATTTGTTTTCGAGCTGAACTTCATGACATTCCCTTGGTTGCTTTGCATGTTGTTCATCTTTGCTACACTGTATTGATGACTTCAGTGGGATATTGTTGGTGTGGCTTACTGCATGCAGGTGTGCGGGAATCCCATCACTCTAATTTGCGATTCCTGGTATTtttaagttctttttttttttttgggcctgtTCTTAAACACACGTGCTGCTTGGATATTGCAATGAAATATCCATATTCACATTGGCAAGTTTTTCTGTGATTCCCCTCAGCTAATAAAGTATCTCCGACATCTTCTGGGGGCGTGATCCACGTGTACGGTGACGACGGCTCGGAGAAAAGCAACGGAAGCTTCATCCCTTATTGCTCCATGGCGCAGGCGCAGCTCTGTTTCCACGGACACCGTGATGCTGTTAAGTTCTTCGTCACAGTCCCCGGTAGGCCTTGTTGCTGCTTTTTTtaggagtatttttttttttttagtattttctTAACATCTTGTTTGTTCAAATATATTTATGATGCATTTAAAAATTGGGTTTTGATATTTTAAACAGACATTACATCATTAATTCTGTAccaattaagttttttttttttttttttaaagtacaagACATTTCTTGAATCTCTCATGACCACATTTAGTCCTACTCTTATGCCTTTTTTATTGTTTCTACAAGGCAATGTTCTAGCCACACTGAACGGCAGTGTGCTAGATAGCCCGACAGAAGGTCCAGGCTCCACGGCCCCCCCGGAGACGGAGGCCCAAAGTGTTCAAAATGTTTTGGTACTCAGTGGTGGAGAGGGTTACATTGACTTCCGCATAGGTGAGCGTTCACTCAGCAGGAAAGTCATTTGATCATtcttcattttaaaaacattgttttttcccctcaggTGATGGTGAGGATGATGAGACAGAGGAAGGTGAAAGCGACGACACCACACAGGTCAAACCCGCTTTGTGCAAAGCAGAGCGGAGCCACATCATCGTGTGGCAGGTGTCGTACATACCCGAGTGACTTCTCCCCTCACTATCTCCTTCCAAACTCTGTAATATAAATCCCTGGTCACGTATAAGTTCTCCCTTCTAAATCCATTACTGTACACGCTGTGCATCGTGCCCCATCAACTACTAACCTTTAATGCCTTGTACGTTCCTAATCTACCTGCCCTGCTTTTACCGTCCCCGTCAGGGCATTCCAAATGTCATTGTGGGCCTTGTAACTCAGCTTCATAAATATCCCTTTTTCTCTGTCGTGTATTCACCCTTCAAGCACTCTCTAGTCCTGCATCAGCCCCATGGTTCCTTCTCTTCCTTTAGTTCGCCACCCAGTGAACCCAGAATTATCCAGCTCaaagccccgcccccctccccaaaatcTATTGTATgtaccaaaaatattttaaaagatgCTATGactgacaaatacatttcaagtaGACAATAGTAATCTTTCATCCAATACCCTTGTGGGAATATTAACAATTGAATACTACTTGATTAATAATGGATGGATTAGATGGTGAAGGCATGTTCACCTCAAACCTAACGAGAGATTTGTCAATAGAAACAGTTGAGAGGACCTGCAGCTGCCTGATGTAAATTAAAGATCTGATGTCCATGCGGTGCTTCAGGTGACAAAAAAAGCAGGGGGATTTCTTGTTACTGTGTGTACAGGTCGCTGTAAATGTCTACAAAGCCCATCCCTCTTTGGTCAAGATGGGAAATTCATGCATTGAGCTCAGCGTGGGTTATATTAAACATACGTGTGCTGATCAACAGCAAAGTTGAGGTCTTTGTGTGTATATGCAATATATCATAATACAAGATGACTTGAGGAATATTTTATGTGAGCAACTACAAAACAAACCCGTAATCTAACGTCACAAAACGAATCGATAAGATGGATGTTTAAATGTACAATTTGCTTTTTGACATTTTGACTT
Proteins encoded:
- the mapk8ip3 gene encoding C-Jun-amino-terminal kinase-interacting protein 3 isoform X4, giving the protein MMELQIDEVVYQDDYGSCTVMSERVSGLANSIYREFERLIRSYDEEVVKELMPLVVNVLENLDAVLLENQEHEVELELLKEDNEQLITQYEREKALRKQAEEKFIEFEDELEEDKKALQVQVEFLELQGKQLELKSKNYADQITRLEERESDMKKEYNALHQRHTEMIQTYVEHIERSKLQQTGSGQSDGSGRTKAERPPSLSLYPSGEGMEDGSESDSVAATPSSTGSKSNTPTSSVPSATVTPINEGFLPASEFDTMRAGNRGRKNAKRLSRNMEVQVSQETRNVSIGMGSSDEWSEFQEIIDSTPELDMCVDPRVYGGNSPSQGIVNEAFGINTDSLYHEIKDAKSDIIGDVDAGAELLVRDDFFGMGKEVENLLTENKQLLETKNALNIVKDDLIAKVDELSSEHEVLREELEALRQSKNKMDARVKELEEELRRLRAEALGASRDSKDEGNDDFSSPIQDGDMTMTQRRRFTRVEMARVLMERNQYKERLMELQEAVRWTEMIRASRENPGIQEKKKSTIWQFFARLFSSSSSPPPVKRPYYSVNIHYKSPSPAGFPQRRSHTMCQISTSNRTLEFFPEELASNGVASLLSDSALLARREQRREQYRQVREHMRRDDGIMQACGWSVPPRFKQTGGQTDSAQDSQLKRQQTTGEKEDNRMKNVPVPVYCRPLVEKDPNRKLWCAAGVDLAGWKACSQESEALKAISSGSDPLQAEENEGGKMSNHNSPEKRKSKELQEADTMSSRVWILTSTHSASKVVIIDANQPGSLVDQFNVCNAHVLCISSVPAASESDYPAGEIVLDPGDGGAGGGEDAGSVEGMLAGITLVGCATNCSVARSNCSSRTDTPIMDKGQAPVAPPASSKILPTQSAEEATEATEVPESTSSQTELRSAPSGPFMEHVFTDPPPRSADATDRAAGQSKEETSVPPEIEDAGEEVKNYTSMAPTMWLGAQNGWLYVHSAVGNWKNCLHSIKLKDSVLSLVHVKGRVLVALADGTLAIFHRSEDGQWDLSNYHLMDLGRPHHSIRCMAVVHDKVWCGYKNKIHVIQPKSMQIEKSFDAHPRRESQVRQLAWIGDGVWVSIRLDSTLRLYHAHTHQHLQDVDIEPYVSKMLGTGKLGFSFVRITALLIGGNRLWVGTGNGVIISIPLTETVVLHRGQLLGLRANKVSPTSSGGVIHVYGDDGSEKSNGSFIPYCSMAQAQLCFHGHRDAVKFFVTVPGNVLATLNGSVLDSPTEGPGSTAPPETEAQSVQNVLVLSGGEGYIDFRIGDGEDDETEEGESDDTTQVKPALCKAERSHIIVWQVSYIPE